In Cytobacillus oceanisediminis, the following proteins share a genomic window:
- a CDS encoding Hsp20/alpha crystallin family protein: MELDKWKDLIKMSAQYQNQDFWGTFVSPENSSHNKKHSFSGLEQEKINRFLSNQDIYPRCDMYEYNGNIKIEAELPGVCKNDIKVSLVQNELIIKGKCSSFHQHLRYFLKERHSRSFEKVLTLPMPVDKYSIESSFENGILSISLPILFEEEEIIQIFVKSEEKL, translated from the coding sequence ATGGAGCTGGATAAATGGAAAGATTTAATAAAAATGTCCGCCCAATATCAGAACCAGGATTTCTGGGGAACCTTTGTATCCCCTGAAAATTCCAGCCACAATAAAAAACATTCCTTTTCAGGACTGGAGCAGGAAAAAATCAATCGCTTCTTATCGAATCAGGATATTTATCCGCGATGTGACATGTATGAGTACAATGGGAATATCAAAATTGAAGCTGAGCTCCCCGGTGTATGCAAAAATGACATTAAAGTATCTCTCGTACAAAATGAACTAATTATTAAAGGAAAATGTTCATCATTTCATCAGCACTTGCGCTATTTTCTGAAAGAAAGACATAGCAGATCTTTTGAAAAGGTGCTGACCCTCCCTATGCCTGTTGATAAATATTCGATAGAATCGTCATTCGAAAACGGAATACTTTCCATTTCTCTTCCCATCTTATTCGAAGAGGAAGAAATAATACAAATTTTTGTAAAGAGTGAAGAAAAGCTTTAA
- a CDS encoding MATE family efflux transporter produces the protein MNQTYSKKQKMHQLLVILIPILVTQLAMYSMTFIDTLMTGRYNSQDLAGVAIGSSLWVPVFTGLSGILLAVTPIVSHLVGAKKQSEDVAFSVIQGVYLSIIMAVLVFAGGALSLNPILSGMNLENRVQDTAFNYLAALSTGLIPLFVYNVLRSFIDALGKTRVSMTITLLSLPINAVFNYILIYGKWGFPELGGAGAGYASSITYWLIMLISFFIIHKNSPFSNYGVFRNLHAVSIGKWKEILMIGIPIGLSIFFETSIFSAVTLLMSTFETAVIAAHQIALNFASLLYMIPLSISMALTIVVGFEAGAARFRDAKEYSWIGVGIAVIMALICAAILLAFPKEVASIYTTDDDVLKFTADFLIYAMFFQLSDAIQAPVQGALRGYKDVNVTFIMSLISYWVIGLPFGFYLANHTNWGAYGYWIGLITGLAAGAITLTSRLIYLQNKKYPASMKV, from the coding sequence ATGAATCAAACATACAGCAAAAAACAAAAGATGCATCAGCTGCTGGTGATTCTAATTCCAATATTAGTAACCCAGCTGGCGATGTACTCCATGACATTTATTGATACTTTAATGACCGGCCGCTATAATTCACAGGACCTGGCAGGTGTAGCGATTGGATCCTCACTTTGGGTTCCTGTGTTCACCGGTCTCAGCGGCATACTCCTTGCTGTTACACCGATCGTGTCCCACTTGGTGGGAGCAAAGAAACAGAGTGAGGATGTTGCTTTTTCTGTCATTCAAGGTGTTTATCTATCCATCATTATGGCCGTCCTTGTATTTGCCGGAGGAGCACTCTCCTTAAATCCAATTTTAAGTGGAATGAATCTCGAAAACAGGGTCCAGGACACAGCTTTCAACTACCTTGCAGCCTTAAGCACAGGATTGATCCCCCTGTTTGTCTACAATGTATTAAGGTCGTTTATTGACGCTCTTGGAAAGACCAGGGTGAGTATGACCATTACTCTTCTTTCACTGCCAATCAATGCTGTGTTTAACTATATACTTATATATGGCAAATGGGGATTCCCGGAACTCGGAGGAGCAGGTGCAGGTTATGCTTCTTCTATTACTTACTGGCTGATAATGCTCATTTCATTTTTTATTATTCATAAAAATTCTCCATTCTCGAATTATGGAGTTTTCAGGAATCTGCATGCTGTTTCAATCGGAAAATGGAAAGAAATACTTATGATTGGCATCCCGATTGGTTTATCGATTTTTTTCGAAACAAGCATTTTCTCAGCAGTTACTTTATTAATGAGCACATTCGAAACAGCCGTTATCGCCGCTCATCAGATTGCCCTTAATTTTGCATCGCTTCTTTATATGATACCGCTCAGCATCTCAATGGCATTAACAATAGTTGTAGGATTTGAAGCAGGGGCTGCAAGATTTAGGGATGCTAAAGAGTACAGCTGGATCGGGGTGGGTATTGCCGTAATTATGGCATTAATTTGTGCAGCCATTCTTTTGGCTTTCCCAAAAGAAGTTGCATCTATTTATACAACAGACGACGATGTTTTAAAATTCACGGCCGATTTTTTAATCTATGCCATGTTCTTTCAGCTTTCAGATGCAATTCAGGCACCTGTCCAGGGAGCATTAAGAGGGTATAAGGACGTGAATGTTACATTTATTATGTCACTTATTTCTTATTGGGTCATCGGGCTGCCATTTGGCTTTTATCTAGCCAATCATACAAACTGGGGGGCATACGGTTATTGGATCGGCTTAATTACAGGACTTGCAGCTGGCGCCATTACTTTAACAAGCCGGCTGATTTATCTTCAAAACAAAAAATATCCAGCATCCATGAAAGTTTAA
- a CDS encoding SDR family oxidoreductase, producing the protein MRNKAALITGGATGIGKRTAHVLAAKGIDLVINYRSSQKEAVSLCGELTKMYGTKNIALQGDISIPADCVKMSEAALNEFPVIDIVIHNAGPYVHERKEMLDYTFEQWNYLINGNLNAVFYLSKLFIPKMRENEWGRIITIGFDRVESASGWIYRSAFAAAKTGAASLTKSIAIEEAGNGITANMVCPGDITGEWKEKNIEEAAEVQENASPVGRPGTGEDIARVISFLTDEKSDFITGSIIPVTGGKDVLGKIYQ; encoded by the coding sequence GTGAGAAATAAAGCAGCTTTAATCACGGGAGGAGCAACAGGGATCGGGAAAAGAACGGCGCATGTGCTTGCCGCTAAAGGCATCGATCTGGTGATCAATTACCGTAGCAGTCAAAAGGAAGCTGTCTCATTATGCGGGGAACTGACCAAAATGTACGGAACTAAAAATATTGCACTGCAGGGGGATATTTCTATACCGGCGGATTGTGTAAAGATGTCAGAAGCTGCTTTGAATGAATTCCCAGTCATCGATATAGTCATTCATAATGCCGGCCCTTATGTACATGAAAGAAAAGAGATGCTGGATTATACCTTCGAACAATGGAATTATCTGATTAATGGTAATTTAAATGCGGTATTTTATTTATCTAAGCTGTTTATCCCGAAAATGCGGGAAAATGAATGGGGAAGGATTATTACGATTGGCTTTGATCGTGTAGAATCAGCTTCCGGCTGGATATACCGTTCCGCTTTTGCCGCTGCAAAAACGGGTGCAGCGTCTTTGACGAAATCCATCGCAATTGAAGAGGCCGGGAATGGAATTACCGCAAATATGGTTTGTCCGGGAGATATAACCGGTGAATGGAAGGAAAAAAATATCGAAGAAGCTGCTGAGGTTCAGGAAAATGCATCACCAGTCGGAAGACCGGGAACAGGTGAGGATATTGCCCGTGTAATCAGCTTTCTGACAGATGAAAAATCCGATTTTATAACAGGCAGCATTATCCCAGTTACAGGGGGTAAAGATGTACTTGGTAAAATTTACCAGTAA
- a CDS encoding Hsp20/alpha crystallin family protein, producing the protein MFPWNLFPFNKDMKNPPHQMKPEDIDKYVRNIMGQMFPQNMQGMAGTPDFMKGFNTAAPGANHQPYPAPLNASVFETHDYVFVRFPIKNEDWLKEMKLYHTSNQMIIEHIPEKDDKHIITLPAIVRKKGSAASCKEGYMEIKIPKNVDMQYSEIDVTEIL; encoded by the coding sequence ATGTTTCCATGGAACCTTTTTCCATTTAATAAAGATATGAAAAATCCTCCCCATCAAATGAAACCGGAGGATATTGATAAATATGTTCGAAATATCATGGGGCAAATGTTTCCTCAAAATATGCAGGGAATGGCCGGAACACCAGATTTTATGAAAGGCTTTAATACAGCAGCCCCCGGAGCTAATCACCAGCCATATCCTGCACCACTGAATGCATCCGTCTTTGAGACACATGATTATGTATTTGTGAGATTCCCCATAAAAAACGAGGACTGGTTAAAAGAAATGAAACTTTACCACACATCCAACCAAATGATTATTGAACATATTCCTGAGAAAGACGATAAGCATATCATAACCCTCCCTGCTATTGTCAGGAAAAAAGGGTCAGCAGCCAGCTGCAAAGAGGGGTATATGGAGATAAAAATACCTAAAAACGTCGATATGCAATATTCGGAAATTGATGTAACCGAAATATTATAA
- a CDS encoding GNAT family N-acetyltransferase yields MLKKRDLHDCHALFDLMTHPDVFPFVRQKANCYDEFMFITKQTIEAEERGELISRTILDEWGAPIGTINLYDIQDNAGFLGTWLGKPYHGKGYNKLAKDAFFEELFFETGIETIFMRIRKENIRSQKAAEKLPYVILANETRKSVYDQLNANGDIYNLYEIPKDLYTLHVMRHGAAVQESSQLLEA; encoded by the coding sequence ATGCTCAAGAAACGTGATCTTCACGACTGCCATGCTTTATTTGATTTAATGACGCACCCTGATGTCTTCCCTTTTGTTCGCCAAAAAGCCAATTGTTATGATGAGTTTATGTTTATTACAAAGCAGACAATCGAAGCAGAAGAACGCGGTGAATTGATTTCACGCACAATTCTTGATGAATGGGGCGCTCCGATTGGGACGATTAATTTGTATGACATCCAGGACAATGCCGGCTTCTTAGGTACATGGCTTGGCAAGCCTTATCATGGCAAAGGCTATAACAAATTAGCAAAAGATGCTTTCTTTGAGGAGCTCTTTTTTGAAACCGGCATTGAAACAATCTTTATGCGGATCCGCAAGGAAAATATCCGCTCGCAAAAAGCTGCAGAAAAGCTTCCTTATGTCATTCTTGCAAATGAAACGAGAAAGTCTGTTTATGATCAGCTGAATGCCAATGGAGATATTTACAATTTATATGAGATCCCAAAAGATCTATATACTCTTCATGTAATGCGTCATGGAGCAGCAGTCCAAGAATCGTCCCAATTACTGGAGGCTTAA
- a CDS encoding CAP domain-containing protein translates to MNKKVIYSVAAAAALLVSAPGANQADAASNCPTPEQAKKIQVSQSGNLSQEQINSILQKYLKNYNINWGNVQVNKQEAQKPAAPAAPAAQPAKAQETAKAPAQQPAQQQAPAEQTKEAAPATSEVSAYEKKVLELTNQERAKAGVPALKLDVELSKVAREKSRDMQSKGYFDHNSPTYGSPFDMMKQFGISYTTAGENIAMGQQSPEEVVQAWMNSEGHRKNIMNANFTHLGVGHVADGNYWTQMFIGK, encoded by the coding sequence ATGAATAAGAAAGTTATTTACTCAGTAGCAGCGGCAGCAGCATTACTAGTATCAGCACCAGGAGCTAACCAAGCGGACGCAGCTTCAAATTGTCCTACTCCTGAGCAAGCTAAAAAAATTCAAGTCTCTCAATCTGGTAACCTAAGCCAGGAACAGATCAATAGCATTCTTCAAAAATACCTTAAAAACTACAATATTAATTGGGGTAATGTTCAAGTAAATAAACAGGAAGCTCAGAAGCCGGCAGCTCCAGCAGCTCCAGCAGCACAGCCTGCAAAAGCACAAGAAACAGCAAAGGCTCCAGCACAGCAGCCTGCACAGCAGCAAGCACCTGCTGAACAGACAAAAGAAGCAGCACCTGCAACTTCTGAAGTAAGTGCTTACGAGAAGAAAGTACTTGAATTAACTAACCAGGAACGTGCAAAAGCAGGAGTACCTGCACTTAAATTGGATGTTGAATTAAGCAAAGTTGCTCGTGAAAAATCACGTGATATGCAGTCTAAAGGATATTTTGACCATAACAGCCCAACTTACGGTTCACCATTTGATATGATGAAGCAATTCGGCATCTCATACACTACAGCAGGCGAAAACATTGCTATGGGCCAGCAGTCTCCTGAAGAAGTTGTACAAGCTTGGATGAATAGTGAAGGCCACCGTAAAAACATCATGAATGCAAACTTCACGCACCTTGGTGTTGGCCATGTTGCTGACGGTAACTACTGGACTCAAATGTTCATTGGAAAATAA
- a CDS encoding FixH family protein, with translation MKKLLSIWLPVMIMVSLTACSNNNAAEEEPQFLEVELSINPEKAKANEPVVFEAKVAYGEEEVTDADEVKFEIWRANAEEHEKILVEHAENGIYRLEKSFEEEGTYYIYSHVTARRMHNMPKKEFVIGQPSEPEEESGSPEMENMDESGHGSH, from the coding sequence ATGAAGAAGCTATTAAGTATTTGGCTCCCAGTAATGATCATGGTAAGCCTGACAGCCTGCAGCAATAATAATGCAGCTGAGGAAGAACCGCAATTCCTGGAAGTCGAGTTATCCATTAATCCTGAAAAAGCAAAAGCAAATGAGCCGGTAGTTTTTGAAGCAAAAGTTGCATATGGGGAAGAAGAGGTTACAGATGCTGATGAAGTAAAGTTTGAAATCTGGAGAGCGAATGCTGAAGAACATGAAAAAATTCTAGTTGAACATGCGGAAAACGGGATTTATCGTCTGGAGAAAAGCTTTGAAGAAGAAGGAACCTACTATATATATTCACATGTAACGGCTCGAAGGATGCATAATATGCCTAAAAAAGAATTTGTTATTGGCCAGCCAAGTGAACCTGAAGAAGAATCAGGCAGCCCGGAAATGGAAAATATGGATGAGAGTGGTCATGGCAGCCATTAA
- a CDS encoding GNAT family N-acetyltransferase — MDIRKGTRDDLKKIMDIVQQTVNIMESEGNDQWNRTYPQDQDFLADVEAGNLYTAIYDGKVAGSITVDQTQAKEYINASWRKDEPCFVFHRLAVDPEIRGEGIASKLIIFAEEHAVSKGIPYMRTDTYSLNKKAQSLFEKNGYVNTGTIYMDRDNPFYCYDKLLN; from the coding sequence ATGGATATTAGAAAAGGAACAAGAGACGATTTGAAAAAAATTATGGATATCGTACAGCAGACTGTTAACATTATGGAATCCGAGGGGAATGACCAATGGAACCGGACTTATCCCCAGGATCAGGATTTTTTAGCTGATGTTGAAGCAGGCAATTTGTATACGGCCATCTATGATGGAAAAGTTGCAGGTTCCATTACTGTCGATCAAACCCAGGCTAAGGAATATATAAATGCCTCGTGGAGAAAGGATGAGCCATGTTTTGTATTTCACCGTCTGGCAGTAGATCCTGAGATCAGAGGCGAGGGAATTGCGAGCAAGTTAATTATATTTGCTGAAGAACATGCAGTCAGCAAAGGGATTCCGTATATGAGAACAGATACATACTCGCTGAATAAAAAGGCTCAAAGTTTATTTGAAAAAAACGGATATGTCAATACAGGTACAATCTACATGGATCGGGACAACCCTTTTTATTGTTATGATAAGCTGCTTAATTAA
- a CDS encoding sensor histidine kinase, with the protein MKFLTNSLAKKMWLTVTAAIIITILYSYFLSYLFYEKIYVENVRESLLTEGRSLSSEYEGGPLTEELREKIDWYNSKSETEVFIVSNPRELSACLPFEIDYQTLIGEEEREELLKGSAVEKLGYEKRFDRKIMGVIIPLLDDNRLQGIIYLYVPLAKISEITQDFAYLWFAAAMVFTVISIILGTMLVKKLTKPLLDMKAAADHVSKGHYDITLNIDSKDEIGQLANAFNHMSSSIQKEDEKKKDFLANVSHELRTPISYVKGYSEALISEMAESEEDRQKYLQLILRESRRMERLVGDLLDLSKLESDEYKLEKMPLPLGQLIEDAIEKYKPILREKNLDLQYRLDPEVIVNGDEGRIEQVIQNIMDNSIRYTAEGRIMIRLSQEKDKCVIEIEDTGIGISEEHLSKIKQRFYRVNKGRTRSDGGTGLGLAIAEKLVKLHQGELTVLSELNKGTTVRIVLPLFEIR; encoded by the coding sequence ATGAAATTCCTGACCAATAGCCTGGCCAAAAAAATGTGGCTGACAGTGACAGCCGCGATTATCATTACAATCTTATACTCCTATTTTTTATCTTATTTATTTTATGAAAAAATTTATGTGGAAAATGTAAGGGAATCCCTGCTGACTGAAGGCAGGAGTCTTTCGTCAGAGTACGAGGGGGGGCCTTTGACAGAGGAGCTCAGGGAAAAAATCGATTGGTATAATTCAAAATCAGAAACAGAGGTTTTTATTGTCAGTAATCCTAGAGAGCTTAGCGCCTGTCTGCCTTTTGAAATTGACTATCAGACACTAATTGGTGAAGAAGAACGTGAAGAGCTGCTTAAAGGCAGTGCAGTTGAAAAATTGGGCTATGAAAAAAGGTTTGACCGAAAAATTATGGGGGTCATTATTCCGCTTCTCGATGATAATCGGCTGCAGGGCATAATATATTTATATGTTCCCCTTGCAAAAATTTCAGAGATTACCCAGGATTTTGCGTATCTTTGGTTTGCTGCTGCAATGGTTTTTACGGTTATCAGCATCATTTTAGGTACCATGCTGGTTAAAAAACTGACAAAGCCCCTATTGGATATGAAGGCTGCAGCTGACCATGTATCAAAGGGACACTATGATATTACTTTAAACATTGATTCCAAGGACGAAATAGGCCAGCTGGCAAATGCTTTTAATCATATGTCCTCATCTATACAAAAAGAAGACGAAAAGAAAAAGGATTTTCTGGCAAACGTATCACATGAGTTAAGAACCCCCATTAGCTATGTAAAGGGCTACAGTGAGGCACTCATTTCCGAGATGGCAGAATCTGAGGAGGATAGGCAAAAATACTTGCAGCTGATCCTTAGAGAGTCCCGGAGGATGGAACGTCTGGTGGGAGACCTGCTTGATTTATCTAAACTTGAATCCGACGAATATAAACTTGAAAAAATGCCGCTGCCGCTGGGACAGCTTATAGAGGATGCTATTGAAAAATACAAGCCTATCCTCCGTGAAAAAAATTTGGATTTACAATACCGCCTGGATCCTGAAGTAATCGTCAATGGGGATGAAGGCAGGATTGAGCAGGTTATCCAAAATATTATGGACAATTCAATTCGGTATACAGCCGAAGGCAGAATCATGATCCGTTTATCTCAAGAGAAAGATAAATGCGTGATTGAAATAGAGGATACAGGGATAGGGATTTCTGAAGAACATTTAAGCAAAATTAAACAAAGATTTTATAGAGTGAATAAAGGCAGAACGAGATCAGATGGCGGCACAGGCCTTGGTCTTGCGATTGCAGAAAAGCTAGTCAAGCTCCATCAAGGTGAGCTGACTGTTTTAAGTGAATTAAATAAGGGGACAACGGTTAGAATCGTGCTGCCGCTGTTCGAAATAAGGTAA